The following proteins are encoded in a genomic region of Sesamum indicum cultivar Zhongzhi No. 13 linkage group LG8, S_indicum_v1.0, whole genome shotgun sequence:
- the LOC105168473 gene encoding serine carboxypeptidase-like 45, which translates to MTAILKMVAFMALFGQVCFSMKWDDSFSQLSVADRISQLPGQPRVSFQQFSGYVNVDEKEERALFYYFVEAETDPASKPLVLWLNGGPGCSSLGVGAFSENGPFRPSGNAALVRNEYSWNKEANILYLESPIGVGFSYSVNSSSYEGVNDKITARDNLVFLQNWFLKFPQYRNRSLYITGESYAGHYIPQLAELMLHFNKKEKIFNLKGIALGNPVLEFATDFNSRAEFFWSHGLISDTTYKLFTSACNYSRYVSEYYRGSLSPICSKVMSLVTTETSRFVDKYDVTLDVCISSVLSQSKVLSPQQVTENIDVCVEDETVNYLNRRDVRNALHARLVGVNRWLVCSNILDYELLDIEIPTINVVGRIIEAGIPVLVYSGDQDSVIPLTGSRKLVHRLARELKLRTTTPYRVWFAGMQVGGWTQVYGNILSFATVRGASHEAPFSQPERSLVLFKAFLEGRPLPEEF; encoded by the exons ATGACAGCCATTTTAAAGATGGTAGCTTTTATGGCTTTATTTGGGCAAGTGTGCTTTTCCATGAAGTGGGATGATTCTTTCTCTCAACTGTCAGTAGCTGACAGGATATCCCAGCTGCCTGGGCAGCCCCGAGTCAGCTTCCAGCAGTTTTCTGGTTATGTGAATGTTGATGAGAAGGAGGAGAGGGCTCTCTTCTACTATTTTGTTGAAGCTGAAACTGATCCAGCTTCCAAGCCTCTGGTTCTCTGGTTGAATGGAG GGCCTGGTTGTTCATCTTTGGGTGTTGGGgcattttctgaaaatggaCCATTCAGGCCCAGTGGGAATGCTGCCCTTGTCAGGAATGAGTATAGCTGGAACAAAG AAGCAAATATCTTGTATTTGGAGTCACCCATTGGAGTGGGGTTCTCTTATTCTGTAAATTCTTCTTCCTATGAAGGCGTAAATGACAAGATCACAG CCCGGGACAACTTGGTGTTCTTGCAAAACTGGTTCCTCAAGTTCCCACAGTACAGAAACAGAAGCTTGTATATTACTGGAGAGAGCTATGCTG GCCATTATATTCCTCAGCTGGCAGAGCTAATGCTCCACTtcaacaagaaagaaaagatattCAACTTGAAAGGAATTGCA CTTGGGAATCCAGTACTAGAGTTTGCCACTGATTTCAACTCAAGGGCTGAATTCTTCTGGTCTCATGGACTAATATCAGATACAACATACAAGTTGTTCACTTCTGCCTGCAATTATTCGCGATATGTTAGCGAATACTACAGAGGTTCCCTATCTCCAATCTGTTCCAAGGTGATGAGCCTTGTCACTACTGAAACCAGCAGATTTGTTGACAAATACGACGTCACTCTTGATGTTTGTATCTCCTCTGTGCTCTCTCAGTCCAAAGTTCTTAGTCCTCAG CAAGTTACTGAGAACATAGATGTATGTGTGGAGGACGAGACGGTGAATTACTTGAACAGACGAGATGTTCGAAATGCTCTTCATGCTCGTCTTGTGGGAGTCAATAGATGGCTTGTTTGCAGCAA CATACTGGATTACGAACTGCTTGACATAGAGATACCCACAATCAATGTTGTTGGTAGAATAATCGAGGCGGGAATCCCAGTCTTGGTCTACAG TGGTGATCAGGATTCCGTCATACCGTTAACCGGGAGCCGAAAACTGGTCCATAGACTGGCTCGAGAACTGAAATTGAGAACAACTACACCATACAGAGTGTGGTTTGCGGGGATGCAG GTTGGAGGCTGGACTCAGGTGTATGGCAATATCCTCTCATTTGCCACCGTAAGAGGGGCATCTCATGAAGCTCCGTTTTCACAGCCGGAGCGATCCCTTGTGCTTTTCAAGGCCTTCCTGGAAGGCAGGCCTCTACCAGAAGAGTTCTGA
- the LOC105168474 gene encoding protein NEOXANTHIN-DEFICIENT 1, translating into METAEKNSALGYGKPPWVFKGSALYQLHLVKAETARAFIPKEFRLVEAFGYTLGGFFLANYEDSPAGIFDELVVIAGIVWNPPTSCAWAARVLVNSDKACVHGRKDVGLPSQVANFTKSLTALPVTKRGRFGCFLNKIGMADSPDKEKNCMDIRVKEMNNHISLDLCSINITAAAMAASQNDTRKWMGPAIKMSLPSFSGRTEYNPHLLKYSCQIECRLRAVPPAKVSGPSTSSTNPETTSETGFATGDSSEDKRNLTISVMLSKPILALEFNCLKMKVEAPTIVPQ; encoded by the exons ATGGAAACTGCAGAGAAGAATTCTGCATTAGGATACGGAAAACCTCCGTGGGTATTTAAAGGCAG TGCCTTGTACCAGCTCCATCTTGTCAAGGCAGAAACCGCTCGAGCTTTCATCCCCAAAGAATTCAGACTAGTGGAGGCATTTGG ATATACTCTCGGTGGATTCTTTCTTGCTAATTATGAGGACAGTCCTGCTGGGATTTTTGATGAG CTTGTGGTCATAGCAGGAATCGTATGGAATCCACCTACATCGTGTGC ATGGGCTGCAAGAGTGCTGGTCAACAGCGATAAAGCATGTGTACATGGACGAAAG GATGTTGGACTTCCGAGTCAAGTTGCCAATTTTACAAAG AGTCTTACAGCACTTCCAGTTACAAAGAGAGGCCGATTCGGTTGCTTCCTGAACAAGATTGGCATGGCCGATTCTCCCGATAAGGAGAAAAACTGTATGGATATACGAGTGAAAGAGATGAACAATCATATATCATTGGATTTATGCAGTATCAACATTACAGCTGCTG CAATGGCAGCAAGTCAAAACGATACAAGAAAATGGATGGGCCCTGCAATCAAAATGTCCCTTCCAAGCTTCag TGGGCGCACAGAGTATAATCCCCACCTCCTCAAGTACTCTTGCCAGATTGAATGCAG GTTGAGAGCAGTTCCACCAGCTAAAGTGTCTGGCCCATCTACATCGAGTACGAACCCCGAAACCACATCTGAGACGGGCTTTGCAACCGGAGATTCCAGTGAAGACAAAAGAAACCTCACCATATCTGTGATGCTGTCGAAGCCGATCTTAGCATTGGAGTTCAATTGTCTAAAAATGAAGGTTGAAGCTCCCACCATTGTTCCTCAGTAG
- the LOC105168475 gene encoding pentatricopeptide repeat-containing protein At5g13270, chloroplastic yields the protein MAGLQLLNSMFSQLSLPHADKLSSIRTANYTQIPSWVSLKSSNLRLKTLDAQHGKLENVHLVSLSRQDKLKEAHEFLLEMDRCNVPVAPQSYKHLLEACSNLRSLDFGKLIHQRLGKDPPAFLVNSVLRMYCNCGSFDDARKVFDEMGQRTLASWVIIISAYADGGLLEDAIELFLRIQDSDLKANPSIYISLLKSFLDSSCLEIGNQMHCQVIKVGYTNNVAMDTSICNMYVKCGNLESAKLGFDLMQEKNAVSWTTMMVGCTQADRHEDTLGYFKRMVNEDVGLDEFVFSITLKACAALDDRKMGEQVHGLIVKLGLENEVSVGTPLVDFYVKCGDVESASQAFKRISEPNDVSWSAILTGYSQIGEFEKCIKVFKSLRSQGVVLNEFIYTSIFQVCSAFADFNFGSQAHGDAIKRGLVSYLYGESAMITMYAKCGRLDYAYQVFQSMDEPDTVAWTAMIAGCAYHGNALEALSLFKKMQASGVGMNAVTFVAVFTACSHAGLVEEANRYLESMSREHGVEPTIDHYNCMIDIYSRAGLLNDALDLINSMPFEPDAMSWKSLLGGCSIHRKYELGKTAAGKLLQLDPKDTAAYILLFNLYGLSGRWDEAASVRKLMAERDLRKEIGCSWITVKSKVHQFIVGDLHHPQAEEIYSKLKELKFSDSHKENALLTEDDVTDSLPERKEQLLVHSERLAIAFGLISTPSNAPIVVFKNLRACKDCHDFAKHVSSVTGRTIVVRDSNRFHHFKSGECSCGDYW from the coding sequence ATGGCAGGTCTCCAGTTACTGAACTCAATGTTTTCACAATTATCACTTCCTCACGCTGACAAACTGTCAAGCATAAGAACTGCAAATTACACCCAAATTCCTTCATGGGTATCGCTCAAGTCCAGCAATTTGCGACTCAAAACCCTCGATGCTCAGCACGGTAAACTCGAGAACGTCCATTTGGTTTCCCTTTCCAGGCAGGATAAACTCAAGGAAGCCCATGAATTCCTTCTCGAAATGGACCGTTGTAATGTACCTGTTGCTCCTCAATCGTATAAACATTTACTTGAAGCATGTTCGAATTTAAGGTCTTTAGATTTTGGAAAGTTAATTCACCAACGATTGGGAAAAGACCCGCCTGCCTTTCTTGTGAATTCTGTTCTCCGGATGTACTGTAATTGCGGGAGTTTTGACGATGCTAGGAaagtgtttgatgaaatgggTCAACGAACCTTGGCTTCGTGGGTCATAATTATATCTGCTTATGCAGATGGAGGGCTATTGGAGGATGCCATAGAATTGTTTTTGAGAATTCAAGATTCAGATTTAAAAGCGAATCCTTCTATTTATATTAGCCTTTTGAAGTCTTTTCTGGATTCTTCGTGTTTGGAGATTGGAAATCAGATGCATTGTCAAGTAATTAAGGTCGGATATACTAATAATGTGGCCATGGACACTTCTATATGTAATATGTATGTTAAATGTGGGAATTTGGAGAGTGCCAAGCTGGGTTTTGATCTGATGCAGGAAAAGAATGCTGTTTCCTGGACAACAATGATGGTGGGGTGTACTCAAGCTGATAGGCATGAGGACACCTTGGGATATTTCAAAAGGATGGTGAATGAAGATGTTGGTTTGGATGAGTTTGTGTTTTCCATAACTCTAAAGGCTTGTGCTGCGCTGGATGACAGAAAAATGGGAGAGCAAGTTCATGGTTTGATTGTTAAACTTGGGTTGGAAAATGAGGTCTCTGTAGGTACTCCTCTTGTGGATTTTTATGTGAAATGTGGAGATGTGGAATCAGCCAGTCAAGCATTTAAGAGGATAAGTGAACCAAATGATGTCTCTTGGAGTGCTATATTAACTGGTTATTCTCAAATTggtgaatttgaaaaatgtattAAGGTTTTTAAGTCTTTAAGAAGTCAAGGTGTTGTTTTGAACGAATTCATATACACAAGCATTTTTCAAGTGTGCTCAGCATTTGCTGACTTCAATTTTGGTTCTCAAGCGCATGGAGATGCAATAAAAAGAGGTCTGGTTTCATATCTTTATGGAGAGAGTGCCATGATTACTATGTATGCTAAATGCGGAAGGTTGGATTATGCCTATCAAGTTTTTCAATCGATGGATGAACCTGATACTGTTGCTTGGACAGCTATGATTGCTGGTTGTGCTTACCATGGTAATGCTCTTGAAGCCCTGAGTCtcttcaagaaaatgcaagCTTCTGGTGTTGGCATGAATGCAGTTACATTTGTGGCAGTTTTTACTGCTTGTAGCCATGCTGGTTTGGTTGAAGAAGCAAACCGGTATTTAGAATCGATGAGTCGTGAGCATGGTGTGGAGCCAACTATTGACCACTACAATTGTATGATTGATATATACTCTCGAGCTGGGCTGTTGAATGACGCACTTGATTTGATAAATTCGATGCCATTTGAACCTGATGCAATGAGTTGGAAAAGTCTATTGGGAGGATGCTCAATCCACCGAAAATATGAGCTTGGTAAAACTGCTGCTGGGAAGCTCCTTCAACTAGATCCCAAGGACACTGCTGCTTATATTCTCTTATTCAACTTGTACGGTTTGTCTGGGAGGTGGGATGAAGCTGCAAGCGTTAGGAAGCTTATGGCTGAAAGAGATTTAAGGAAAGAGATTGGTTGCAGCTGGATTACTGTTAAGAGTAAAGTACACCAATTTATAGTGGGTGATCTACACCATCCTCAAGCAGAAGAGATTTACTCAAAACTGAAGGAACTAAAATTCTCTGATTCTCATAAAGAAAATGCACTTTTAACAGAAGATGATGTGACAGATTCTTTGCCAGAGCGAAAAGAACAGCTTCTTGTCCACAGTGAGAGGCTTGCTATTGCATTTGGCCTCATTTCAACACCAAGTAATGCTCCTATTGTGGTTTTCAAGAATCTCAGAGCTTGTAAAGATTGCCATGATTTTGCGAAACATGTATCTTCTGTTACGGGGCGAACAATTGTTGTTAGAGATTCTAATAGATTCCATCACTTCAAATCTGGAGAGTGTTCCTGTGGGGATTACTGGTGA
- the LOC105168476 gene encoding aspartokinase 2, chloroplastic: MSVAVDTCNSRILCVRCSNEFNENLQFSRFQFNFRNRHQFVDFGSRRRLFAAVDRRKSRFFTICSRKDADVAAFEEANFSSEKNVDEELTCVMKFGGSSVASAERMREVVRLILSFPEERPIVVLSAMGKTTNNLLRAGEKAVSCGHSSVSEIEELAFIKELHLRTVKELGLDDSVISGHVEELELLLNGIARLKELTLRTQDKLVSFGECMSTRIFAAYLNKIGTKARQYDAFDIGFVTTDDFTNAEILEATYPAVASKLYSDWTNDHAIPIVTGFLGKGCKSGDITTLGRGGSDLTATTIGRALGLKEIQVWKDVDGVLTCDPTIHPGAKPVPYLTFEEATELAYFGAQVLHPLSMRPAMDASIPVRVKNSYNPKAPGTLITRNRDMTKALLTSIVLKQNITMLDIVSTRMLGQFGFLAKVFSIFEDLGISVDVVATSEVSISLTLDPSKIWSRELIKQELDHVIEELGKIAVVKLLPHRSIISLIGNIQYSSLILEKAFSVFGRINVNVQMISQGASKVNMSLIVNDSEAEQCIKALHNAFFESGEVSEKDLDAALNNGNVESVPAN; the protein is encoded by the exons ATGTCAGTTGCGGTTGACACAtgcaattcaagaattttgtgTGTTAGATGTAGCAATGAATTTAACGAAAATCTTCAGTTTTCGCGCTTCCAGTTCAATTTCCGCAACCGCCACCAATTTGTCGATTTCGGCTCCCGTCGTCGACTTTTCGCCGCCGTTGATCGGAGAAAGTCCCGATTTTTCACGATCTGCAGCAGGAAAGATGCAGATGTTGCTGCATTTGAGGAAGCGAATTTTTCCAGTGAGAAAAATGTCGATGAGGAGTTAACGTGCGTGATGAAGTTCGGCGGTTCCTCGGTGGCGTCGGCGGAGAGGATGAGAGAGGTGGTTCGTCTCATCCTTAGCTTTCCCGAGGAAAGGCCGATTGTTGTTCTCTCTGCCATGGGCAAAACTACGAATAATCTCCTTCGC GCAGGAGAGAAGGCTGTGAGCTGCGGACACAGTAGTGTGTCGGAAATTGAGGAGCTGGCCTTTATAAAAGAACTGCATCTTAG GACGGTAAAGGAGCTTGGACTAGATGATTCTGTGATTTCTG GGCATGTGGAAGAACTCGAGTTGCTTTTGAATGGAATTGCTAGATTGAAGGAGCTGACGTTACGTACGCAAGACAAACTTGTGTCATTTGGAGAGTGCATGTCTACGAGAATATTTGCTGCTTATCTGAACAAAATTGGCACTAAAGCACGGCAA TATGATGCATTTGACATTGGATTTGTCACAACGGATGATTTCACAAATGCAGAAATTCTGGAAGCAACTTATCCTGCTGTTGCCAGTAAATTATACAGTGACTGGACCAACGATCATGCAATTCCAATAGTTACTGGCTTCCTTGGAAAG GGATGTAAATCTGGGGATATCACCACTTTGGGCAGAGGCGGCAGTGACTTGACAGCTACCACTATTGGGAGAGCTTTGGGTTTAAAAGAGATTCAG GTGTGGAAGGATGTCGACGGTGTTCTGACCTGTGATCCCACCATTCATCCAGGTGCAAAACCTGTGCCTTATTTGACATTTGAAGAGGCAACAGAGCTAGCTTACTTTGGAGCTCAG GTATTGCACCCACTATCCATGCGGCCAGCTATGGATGCTAGTATTCCAGTTAGGGTCAAGAACTCTTACAATCCTAAAGCCCCTGGTACCCTCATCACTAGAAATAGAGACATGACCAAG GCTCTGCTCACCAGTATAGTTCTTAAGCAGAATATCACCATGCTGGATATAGTTAGTACCCGGATGTTGGGCCAGTTTGGCTTCCTTGCTAAG GTATTTTCAATATTCGAAGATCTGGGTATATCTGTGGATGTTGTTGCAACAAGTGAAGTTAGTATCTCTCTAACGCTCGATCCATCAAAAATTTGGAGCAGAGAACTAATTAAGCAG GAACTTGACCACGTGATTGAAGAGCTAGGAAAAATTGCTGTTGTAAAACTTCTGCCGCACCGATCAATTATCTCCCTCATTGGAAACATCCAGTATTCTTCCCTGATACTAGAAAAG GCCTTCAGCGTTTTCGGGAGAATTAATGTGAACGTCCAGATGATCTCTCAAGGAGCTTCCAAG GTTAACATGTCGCTTATAGTAAATGATAGTGAAGCAGAACAGTGCATTAAAGCCCTTCACAATGCCTTCTTTGAGAGCGGTGAAGTCTCGGAGAAGGACTTGGATGCTGCACTCAACAATGGCAATGTTGAATCTGTTCCAGCAAATTGA